The DNA region AATATTCACTATTGTAAAACAAATCAATGAAGCGGGAGTAACGGTTCTTTTAGTGGAACAGAATGTAAGACAGACTCTCGCAATAGCGGATAGGGTCTACGTACTGGAAAACGGCAGGATTGTTCTCCAGGGCACTGGCAAAGAATTGTTGAACAATGAACATGTTAAGACAGCCTACCTGGGTGTTTAGACGAAAAGAACGATTTTGAAAGCCTGAAAACCGAACTGAAAAAACTACGAGAGTGTTAAAATATAAAAGGATTAATGGGCAAACAGTTATACTTTTTATTTTTGCCTCTTATCAAAACCACAT from Pseudomonadota bacterium includes:
- a CDS encoding ATP-binding cassette domain-containing protein, with product YSLFPRLKERKKQTAGTLSGGEQQMLAVGRGLMSLPKLMMLDEPSLGLAPFLVQEIFTIVKQINEAGVTVLLVEQNVRQTLAIADRVYVLENGRIVLQGTGKELLNNEHVKTAYLGV